From one Lycium ferocissimum isolate CSIRO_LF1 chromosome 5, AGI_CSIRO_Lferr_CH_V1, whole genome shotgun sequence genomic stretch:
- the LOC132057284 gene encoding probable E3 ubiquitin-protein ligase LOG2 gives MGNMGSSGVNGRRRSSSRRSHPPPPPPPQQPQPEINANRYVFAAATPYPPHQYPNPNAPPPPPGYYQYPGGYYPPHPPAMPVPLPAPYDHHHRMDPGHANWVNGRYSYGPMMPAPYVEHQKAVTIRNDVNLKKETLRIEPDEANPGKYLVAFTFDATVPGSMTVIFFAKEGEDCCLTSMKESLLPPVTFEFQKGLAQKFRQPSGTGIDLSMFEEAELPKDGEADVYPLAVKAEASLVDSQSGSEDGSAASVVSTNSQITQAVFEKDKGEYHVRVVKQILFVNGMRYELQEIFGIGNSVEGDFDGNDPGKECVICLSEPRDTTVLPCRHMCMCSGCAKVLRFQTNRCPICRQPVERLLEIKVSEGAAEE, from the exons ATGGGTAATATGGGAAGTAGTGGTGTTAACGGGCGTCGCCGTAGCAGTAGCCGTAGAAgccacccaccaccaccaccaccaccacaacaaccacaacctGAGATAAATGCTAACCGTTACGTTTTCGCAGCGGCGACACCTTATCCACCTCATCAATACCCTAATCCTAAtgcaccaccaccaccaccggGGTATTATCAATACCCCGGTGGTTATTACCCACCACACCCACCAGCTATGCCGGTGCCATTACCAGCTCCTTATGATCATCATCACAG GATGGACCCAGGTCATGCTAATTGGGTTAACGGGCGGTACTCGTATGGACCAATGATGCCAGCACCGTATGTGGAGCATCAAAAAGCTGTTACAATAAGAAATGATGTTAATTTGAAAAAGGAGACTTTAAGGATTGAGCCTGATGAAGCTAATCCTGGCAAATATCTTGTTGCTTTCACTTTTGATGCCACAGTTCCTGGAAG CATGACTGTTATTTTCTTCGCAAAAGAAGGTGAAGATTGTTGCTTGACTTCTATGAAGGAAAGCTTGCTCCCACCAGTAACTTTCGAGTTTCAAAAAGGTTTAGCTCAGAAGTTTAGGCAACCATCCGGAACCGGCATTGATCTTTCAATGTTTGAAGAGGCAGAATTGCCCAAAGATGGTGAGGCAGATGTGTATCCACTTGCGGTCAAGGCAGAGGCGTCATTAGTAGATAGCCAAAGTGGATCGGAGGACGGGAGTGCTGCGTCAGTAGTGTCCACTAATTCACAGATTACTCAAGCGGTTTTCGAGAAGGACAAAGGTGAGTACCATGTTAGGGTGGTGAAACAGATCCTCTTTGTCAATGGCATGAGGTATGAGTTGCAAGAGATTTTTGGGATTGGTAATTCAGTTGAAGGCGACTTTGATGGAAATGATCCTGGGAAAGAATGTGTCATATGCCTCTCTGAACCTCGGGATACTACTGTACTTCCATGTCGGCACATG TGCATGTGTAGCGGATGCGCAAAGGTTTTGAGGTTCCAGACGAATCGCTGTCCTATTTGTCGACAGCCAGTTGAGCGCCTTTTGGAGATCAAGGTCAGTGAAGGTGCAGCCGAAGAGTAA